Genomic DNA from Nonomuraea rubra:
CGCCGACAGGAAGATCGGCGACGACGTGGACTTCCAGGCCGGCATCGTGGCCATCTTCGACTTCGTCAAGCAGGTCAACGGCTACATCTCCGAGCAGGAGCCGTGGAAGGTGGCCAAGGACGGCTCCCCGGAGGGCCGGGCCCGCCTGGCGACCATCCTCTACACCGCCGCCGAGTCCCTGCGCGCGGTCGCGGTGCTGCTGAACCCGTTCATGCCCGAGAGCTCCCAGCGGCTCTGGGAGTCGCTCGGCGCGGAGCCCGGCCTCGGCGCCCTCGCCGGCCAGCGGGTCCAGGACGCCGGCGAGTGGGGCAGGCTCCCGGCCGGCTCGGTGATCACCAAGGGCGCGATCCTCTTCCCGCGCCTGGAGGACAGGCCGGGCGCGTAGCGGGCCCCCGCGGCCCGGCCCTACGCTCTCCGCATGGACAAGAGGGTGATCGACGGCCGCTTCGAGCTCGTGGAGCGGCTCGGCGGCGGGGGCATGGGCCTGGTGTGGCGCGCCTGGGACGTGGCCCTGCACCGGGAGGTCGCGCTCAAGGAGGTACGCCCGCCCGACCCCGCCATCGAGGAGCACGACCCCACCCTCGCCCGCGAGCTGCGCTCCAGGGTGCTGCGCGAGGCCCGCGCCCTGGCCCGGCTGAACCACCCGCACGTGGCCACCATCCACCACATCGTGGACCCGGGCGAGCAGGGCTATCCCTGGATCGTCATGGAGCTGGTCACCGGCGGCTCGCTCCAGGACCACCTCCAGCACGGCCCCTTACCGGTCAGGGAGGCGGCGCGGCTGGGGCGGGAGGTGCTGTCCGGGCTGCGGGCCGCCCACGCGGTCGGCATCCAGCACCGCGACGTCAAACCCGCCAACGTGCTGCTGCGCGAGGACGGCCGCTCGGTGCTGACGGACTTCGGCATCGCGGCGATGCGCGAGTCCACGAGCCTCACGGCCACCGGGTCGTTCATCGGCTCGCCCGAGTACATGGCGCCCGAGCGGATCAACGGGGTCGAGGGCGATCCCGCCTCCGACCTGTGGTCGCTGGGCATGCTGCTGTACGTCGCGGTGGAGGGGCGGCACCCGCTGCGCCGCGGCACCACGCTGGCGACGCTCGCCGCGGTGCTCAACCAGGACGTGCCGCCCGCGGAGCGCGCCGGGGCGCTCACGCCCGTGCTGAGCGCCCTGCTCGTCCGCGATCCGTCCGCCCGGCCGGACCCCGAGACCCTGGACCGGATGTTCGCGGACGCCGAAGCCGGCCGCACACCCCCGCCACCCGGCCCGTACGCCGGCGGCCCCGCGATCCCCCAGCCCATGGCCCCCGCCTTCCCGCCCGGTGCTGGGTACGCCACCGGGCAGCCCGTCTTCCCGCCCGGTGGTGGGCAGACCCTGCCGCCCGCGCCCGCCTATCCGCCCGGCGGTGGGCAGACCGTCCCGCCCGGGTACGGGAAGGCGCCGCAGCAGCCGCCGTGGGGCCCGGGGCCGGTTCCGAACGCGGACACCGCGAACACGCGCCGCAGCCGTCGCGGTGCCAGGGGAGCGGCGGTGGCGGCGGCGGTGTCCGTGGCGGCGATCGTGGTGGTGGGCGTGCTGGTGTGGCGGTTCCTCCCGCCGGCCACCCAGGGCGACCCGCGACCCACCGCCCTGAGCCTCGGGAACGATCCCACCGCCACCACGAAACCGGCCGACGACCAGGCCGAAGAGCCCACAGGGGAGCCCACGGAGGAGCCCACGGAGAAGCCCACCCCGAGTGACCTGCTGACCCCCACCGGCATGCGCGGCATGATCGTCGACCTGAAGCGGATCATCGGCGGAACCAAGATCGTCAGAATGACGATCCATCCCACCCACGCCTCCGTGGACGTCCCCCGCAAGGACGACCCGGAGGTCTACGACAGCTACGACTACCGCGACGGCGAGGTCACCGGCCCCAGGAAGGGCAGCACGTTCGACACCCCCCTCGTGGACCTGGCCAAGTTCAACTGGAACGCCCTGCCGAACCTGCTCAAGAAGGCGAAGCAGGACCTCGGCGCGCGCCCGCCGATCTCCCACCACCTGATCGTGGAGCCGAACTACTCGTTCACCTCGACGAAGCAGGTCCTGCTGGTCTACGGCTCCGACGAGTACGGGCGCGGCGGTTACCTGGTGGCCTCCCCTCAGGGGCGGGTGCTCAAGGTCGTCAGCTGAGCGAGCCGGATCGGGGTCAGCAACTCTCCTGGTAGCCGCTCTCCGGGATGAGGCGCGCCCACTCCGCCCTGCTCAGCGCACCGCCCGCCCGCGCGCACACCTCGCGCGCCGTCAGCCCCGGGTCCACCGCGACCTCCCGTACGGTCCCGTCGAGCGTGACCCCGCGCAGCCGCCTGCCGTCCTGGCTGAAGGCTGGCCCGGAGGCCCACGAACCGACCTGGCCGACCTCGCGCAGCGCCGCGGTGTCCCAGAGCGAGGTACGGCCGGCGTCCACGGCCAGCAGGTCGCCGCCGGGGGAGAAGCGCAGCTCGTCCACCGGGGCGGAGCCGGTCTCGATCGTGCCGATGGGCTCGCGCTCGTGCACGTCCCACAGCAGCACCCGGCCGGCGTCCAGCGCGATCGCCAGCCTGCCGCCGTCGGGGGAGAAGGCCAGCGCCGTCGGGGCGGCTCCATCGGCCAGGTCGAGCGGGGTGATCCGGCCGGTGGGCAGGTCGAGCAGGTTCGGGCCGGCGGCCAGCGTGGAGCCGTCGGGGCTGAAGGCCAGCGCCAGGTCGCCCGCGCCCGCGTACGCCTTGATCCGGCGCCCGGTGCGCACCTCCCACGTCTCCAGCAGCGTCCTGCGGGCGGTGGCCAGGGTGCCGCCGTCGGGGGAGAGCGCCACGGCGGGCACGTCGCCGCCCGCGTCGATCGCGGACACCTGCCTGCCTCCGGCCACCTCCCATACGGTCACCGGGTCGCCCGCCACCGCCAGCAGCCGCCCGCCCGCGTCGAACGCCAGGTCGCCGGCCGCCGCGATGCGGCCCAGCTTCCTGCGTTCCTCGGTGTCGGTGAGCTCGATGGCGTTGCCGACCTCCTTGGCGGCGACCCGGCCGTTGCCGGAGAACGCGGCGACGTGCCCGTCGTCGGACGGCGCCGGCAGGCCGGACACGTCGAGCGAGACGACGGAGCCGGTGCCGCTGAGGTAGCGCAGCTGGCGGCCGTCCGAGGAGAAGGCCAGGCCGTGGCCGGGGTCCTGGAGGGGGTAGGAACCGGCCAGGCGGCGCTCGGCGACGTTCCAGACGCGTACCTCGCCGTCGCCGGGGAGTGCCAGCAGGCGGCCGTCGGGGCTGAAGACCAGCGGGCCCGCCGACGCGCCCGGGGTCGTCTCCAGCCCGTCCACGACCTCGACACCCCACGCCCCGTCCTCCGGCGGACCGGCCCCGTCCTCGGGCTGCCCGGCCTCGCGCTCCCGGCCCGTGCCCGGCGCGTCCCCGGTGCCGTCGCCCGGCCGGGCAGCCTGGCCGGTCCGCGTCGCCTCGCCGTCACGGGCTTGCCCTGACTGCGGATCACCGCTGCCGGGCCGCCCGGCACCCGCCTCGTCGGCGTCCCCCCGCTGCGCTCCGGTCGCGCGGGCCTGCGGCTGAGCGGTGCCCGCCCCGGCGGTCATGCTGGCCTGTGGTTGAGCGGTGCCCGCCTGGGCGGTCGTGCGGACCTGTGGTTGAGCGGTGCCCGCCCCGGAGGTTGCGCGGGACTGCGGTTGCGTGGTGCCCGTTTGGGCGGTCGTGCGGGACTGCGGTTGCGTGGTGCCCGTTTGGGCGGTCGTGCGGGGTTGCGGCTCGGTGGTCCGGCCGCCGTCGGTGCTGAAGGTCTCGACCCGGTCAGGCCCGGTCGTGCTCTCGGGCGTGCCCGCCGCGGGGGCCTGCGAGGCGGTAGTCGCGGGGGACGGGGCCGAGGTCTGGGCGGGGGTGGGGAGCGCGAGCACGCCCGGGCTCTGCGCGGCGGTGGTCGGCGCGGGCGCCGGGCTGCCGGCGAGGTCGGCGGGGGTGTCGGGGCCCGGCTCCACGGCCGCGCCGAACGTCTCCTCGGCCCCCGTACGCGACCGACTGCCCCCGGCCCCCACCAGCGTCACCCCGTCGCGCCCCGCCACCGCCAGCATGCGCCCGTCGGGGCTGAAGGCCACGGCGGGGGCGGCCGCGTCAGCGCCCGTGAGCGGCTCGACCTCGACCACCCCGGTCCTGGTGCGGCGCGCAGCCAGGTTCCACAGCTCGACCCGCCCGGCCGGCCGCGAGACGGCCGCCCGCGTCCCGTCGGGCGACAGCGCCACCTTCGCGTCCGTCACGTCGAACAGCACGCGCGTCCCCTGGTAGACCCGCGTCCTGTTCCCCCGGCTGATCGTGTAGACGCCGGCGGCGGGCGCGCGCCCGGTGGTCACGTCGATCGGCCCGGCGCCGCTCACGTCCGCGTACAGCCCGTCGTCGCTCAGCGCCGTCACCCCGGCAGGCAGCGCGTACGTCACCGCCCGCCGCCTCGACCGCACGTCCCAGACGGTGAGCGCACCGGTGTCCCACCTGACCAGCGTGTCGCCGCGCAGCAGGTACCGGGCCCGCGCGTCGGCCCCGGGATCGGTGAACACGGCCAGCTCCGGCTGCACCAGCGAGGCCTGCAGCGCCGCCCGCGCCTCGAAGACCGGCGCCAGCCGCCACGCGGCCACGCTCAGCCGCATCGCGGTACGCGGGTCGGAGGTGCGCAGCGACTCCGCCCTGGCGGCCACGGCGCGGGCGTCGGCCTCGAGAAGGCGCTCGCGCAGGTCGTTCTGCCCGTGAACGGCCACGACGGTCATCGTGACCGCCACCGCCAGCACCGCCGCCACCGTCGCCAGCGACGGCACGAGCAGCTTCCTGCGCTGCTTGGACAGGGCCACGCTCTCGTTGACGAAGTCGCGTTCTAGCTGGTTCAGCCGCACGTGGCGGCGCTTGGTCGCGGCCCAGCCGAGCGCCGTGTCGAGCTCCTGCCCGCGCAGCAGGTGGCCACGCCCGCGCCGGTGCTCCGACCAGTGCCTGGCGGCCTCGCGGATGCGGCGGTGCACCAGCATGCCCTCGCGCTCGTCGGCCACCCAGCCGCGCAGCCGCGGCCAGGCCCGGTAGAGCGCGGCGCTGGCCGGCGCGACCCGGTCGTCGCTGACGGCCACGAGCCTGCCGACGGCGGTCTCCACCCCCGGCACGCGTACGCTGCGGCGTACCAGCAGCCCGGCCTCCATGAGCGGCCGCAGCACGTCGCCCTCGTCGTGCGGGGTGTCGCCGTCGAGCAGGCGCAGCAGCAGGCCGGGCACCTCCTGCTGCTGCGCGGGCGTGAGCCCCGCGTACACCTCCTCGGCCACCTCGCCCAGCGACCGCTGCCGCACGTACGCGGGCGGCGGGCGCAGCTCGGCGCCGCCGTCCACCAGCAGCTCGGCCGCCGTGGGACGGTCGGCGGGGTCCTTGGCCAGCGCCCGCCCGACCAGCTCGCACAGGGAGTCGGGCAGGCAGCTCACGTCGGGATCGACGGTCAGCAGCCGGTGCATGATGCCGCCGAGGCTCTCCCCGCGGAACGGGTCGTGCCCGGTCGCCGCGAACAGCACCACCGCGCCCCACGCGAACACGTCCGCCGCCGACCCGGCCGCCTGGCCGGTCAGCATTTCGGGCGCCTGGTACGTGTACGCGCCCACCGGCCCGGACACCGGCAGCCCCAGCTCGATCACCTTGGGCCCGTCGTCGGCCAGCAGCACGCTCTCCGGGTTCAGCCCCCGATGGGTCAGCCCCGCCTCGTGCAGCGCGCGCAGCACCTCCGCCAGCGCCCCGGCCAGCGCGACCAGCTCGTCACCCGTGTACGGCCCGTGCAGCGCGACGGCCTGCCGCAGGTCGGGCCCGTCGACGAACTCGCTCACCACGTACGGGACGCCTCCGTCGGACCCGACGGCGACCACCTCCGCCAGATGGCGGCAGGTCACCCGCTCGTACCGGTGCCCGACCTCGCCCCGCGGCACCGTGACCGCGAACCTGCGGCCCTCGTCGTCGTAGGCGTCGTAGACGACACCGCGCCCGCCGGCGCCCAGCCTGGCGGCCGGCCAATAGCCGCCAAGCCTTTCTGGGTCACCGGGCACCAAGCGCATCGTCACTGGAGCTTAGATGCACGACACCGCCCATTGGTTGTCCGGGACCACGTTTCCGGGAGGGACGCCACAGGTCCCCCGCGCGCCTCGGGGGACCCGCGCGTCATGATCATTATGCCAGGCTTCGCGAAGCGGCCCGCCAATCGTGCCGGAGCACGGCCATGAGCACGCAGTCGTGCCACTCCCCGTCCCACAGGAGCGCGTCGCGCTCGACGCCCTCCTCCACGAACCCCAGCTTCTTGTAGACGTGCCGCGCCCGCTCGTTGAAGGCGTAGACGCCCAGCCTGATCCGGTGCAGCGGCGTGGTCTCGAAGGCGTGGCGGAGCACCAGCTCGATCGCCTCGCTGCCGTAGCCCTTGCCGAACACGCGGGGGCCGATCAGGCCGATGCGCAGGTTGCACGACAGGTTGGCGGTGTCCAGCTCGTTGAGCACCACCTCGCCGACGTACTCGTCGTCCGCCATGATCGCCAGGTCGAGCCGGTCGGGGTGGTCGCCGCGCGTGGCGTACCACACGCGGAGCTGGTCGGGGTCGAACCCGGCGTGCGAGCCCGTCAGCCGGCGCACGTCAGGGTCGGAGACCAGTTCCAGCAGTCCCTCGACGTGCTCGGGACCGACCGGGCGCAGCGTCACGCGCGCACCCTTCAGTGTGGGTTTCTCGGCGAACATCCTTTCTGGCTATCAGTCTCGATCAACGCGGGGCAAACCCATTTTGCGCAGCACCGCGTCGCGTACCTGCTCCGGGGTGAGCACGCCGACGTCGCAGATGACGTCCGCCGCCTCGCGGAAGTACGCCTCGCGGCGGGCCCGCATCTCCTTCGGGTCGTAGTCGGGCCGGTGCTTGCTGGTGCGCATGCGCTCGGCCAGCACCTCGTCGTCGGCGTCCACCCAGACCACGAACGCCTGGCGCAACGCCGCGCGCACCTCGGCGTTCTCCATCACGCTGGCCGCCGCGGCGATCACCTTCGGCTCGCCCGCCAGCCCCTCCAGCACGTGCTCGGCCTCGTACCGGTGCAGCGCTTCCCTGCCCTCGCGGGCGGCGATCGGCGCGGAGGGGGCGCCGTACTTGTCCTGGAGGTACCCGTCGCTGTCGGTGAACGGCAGCCCGAGCGCCTCCGCGATCAAGCGGCCGGACGTCGTCTTACCCGCGCCCATGAGCCCGATCATCACGACTGGTTTGTTTTTCGACATGTGGATAGAGGTTCCTTCGTGTCAAGGAGGTAAATCTGATGACCATCGCCGGAAGCATCATCCTCATCATGCTCGGTGCGATCCTCACCTGGGCCGTCGAGTTCGACCTCGCCGGCCTCGACATCAACGTAGTGGGCGTCATCCTCATGCTCGGTGGCCTGGTCGGGCTCCTGTTCGGCATATACAGGATCACCGTCACGCGCCGGGCGGTCGGCCCGATCGACGAGCCGGTGCACCGTCACGAGGTCTACGAGGAGCCCGAGGCCCGTAGGACCACGGTCTACGAGGAGCGCCGCCACTACGACGAACCACCGCTGTAGGAGGTGAACCGACATGCCAGCTGTTGAAGAGCTGCCGTCGACCATCAAGCGTTCTCCGAAGAAGGCGCAGAACACGTGGATCAAGGCGCACGACTCGGCCGTCAAGGAGTACGGCGAGGGGCGGCGCGCCCACATGACCGCGTTCGCCGCGCTGAAACACTCCTTCGAGAAGGTGGGAGACCACTGGGAGTCGAAGAACGGCAAGGGCCCTTCCGACAAGGGCGCCACCGACCGCTCCGGCCGGACGGCCGAGGGCGTGGACGCCAACGCCAGCAAGGAACACCTGCAGAAGGTGGCCGCGAAGCTGGGGGTGACCGGCCGGTCGAAGATGACCAAGCAGGAACTGGTCGGCGCCATCAAGAAGGCCAACAGGACCGCCACGGCGAAGTCCCGCCCGAGCGCGAAGTCCAACGGCACGAAGTCCAACGGCACGAAGTCCAACGGCACGAAGTCCACGAGCACGAGGTCCTCGGCCGCGAAGTCTTCGAGCACGAGGTCTTCGAGCACCAGGTCCACGGCCACGAAGTCTTCGAGCACGAAGTCTTCGGGCACCAAGTCGGGCACCAAGTCGGGTACCAAGTCCGGTACGAGGGCGGCCACCTCGTCGAGGTCCGGCACCAGGACGACGTCCAAGGTGAAGTCGGCGCCCAAGTCGGCCTCCAAGTCGAAGCCGGCGCCCAAATCGGCGTCCAGGACGAAGTCCGCTTCCAAGAAGAGCTCCACGGCGAGGAAGTCCCGCTGACAGGACGGGGCCACATCCGCCACCGACCAGAGGGCCGCCGATCTATCCGGATCGCCGGCCCTCACTCATGCCCGCCACCCCCGCCTCACACCAGCCGCTTGACGGCGTCGGCGATGGCGTGGCGGTCGATCCGGGCGTCGGCCAGCTGCTCCTGCGGCGTCGCGGACCCGGGCAGGTCGGTCACGGCCAGCTTCACCACCCGCGGCCCCAGCTCGCTCACCGCGTCCATCACCGCGTCGCCCAGCCCGCCCTCGATCCGGTGGTCCTCCACCGTGATCAGGTTGCCGGTGGTGGTCGCCGCCTCGACCAGCGCCGCCGTGTCGACGGGCTTGATGGAGTACAGGTCGATCACCCCCACGGGGATGCCGTCCGCCTGGAGACCGTCGGCCGCCGCCAGCGCCTCGTGCACGGTGACGCCCGCCGCCACGATCGTGGCCCGGTCGCCGGGCGTGTGCCGCAGCACCCGCGACCCGCCCACCGAGAACCGCTCACCCGGCTGGTAGATCACCGGCGTGTCGCCCCGCGTGGTCCGCAGGTAGGACACGCCCTCCAGGTCCGCCATCTCGCCGATCAGGGCCGCCGTCTGGTTGGCGTCGCACGGGTAGAGCACGGTGCTGCCGTGCACCGTCCGCATCATCGCCAGGTCCTCCAGGCCCATCTGGGAGGGCCCGTCCTCGCCGATCGCCACCCCGGCGTGCGAGCCGACCAGCCGGATGTCCGCCCCGCTCACGCCCGCCATCCTGATGAAGTCGTGCGCCCTGGTCAGGAACGCCGCGAACGTGGCCGCGTACGGCTTCCAGCCTCGCACCTGCAGCCCGACGGCCGCCGCGACGAGCTGCTGCTCGGCGATGTACATCTCGAAGAACCGCTCGGGATGCTCCTTGCCGAACGTCTCCGTCTTCGTCGAGTCCGCCACCTCGCCGTCCAGCGCCACCACGTCCCCGCGCGCCGAGCCGAGCGCCGCCAGCGCCGCCCCGTACGCCGTCCGCGTCGCCACCTTCTCACCCACCGGGTACGACGGCGCCTTCATCCCGTTGCTCCCGAACCGGAACGGCGCCGCGCCCGGCTCCGGCCTGTGCACCTCGACCCGCACGCTCCTGGCCCCGCCCAGCTCCTCGACGGCCTTGCCCGGGTCCTTCAGCGCTTTGCCATGGGCGCCCTCGCGGTTCTCCACCTCCAGGACCCCTTCGCCCTTGCGGGTCTTGGCCAGGATCACGGTCGGCCGCCGCCGCGTGTTGCAGGCGTCGCCCAGGGCGTAGTCGATCTGGCCGGGGTCGTGCCCGTCGATCTCGATCGTGTGCCAGCCGAACGCGCCGAACCTGCGCGCGTACGCCCCGGTGTCCCAGCCGTGCCTGGTGGGGCCGCGCTGGCCGAGGCGGTTCACGTCCACGATGGCGGTCAGGTTCGCCAGCCCCTCGCCGCCCGCGTGCTCGGCCGCCTCCCAGATGGAGCCCTCGGCCAGCTCGCTGTCGCCGCACAACACCCAGACCCGGTACGGCATGCGTTCCAGCCGCCCGGCCATCGCCACCCCCACCCCAACGGGCAACCCCTGCCCCAGCGACCCGGTGGCGACGTCCACCCAGGGCAGCCGGGGCGTGGGATGGCCCTCCAGGCGGCTGCCTCTTCGCCTGAACGACAGCAGCTCCTCGTCGCTGATCACGCCGGCCGCCTTGTAGAGCGAGTAGAGCAGAGGCGAGGCGTGTCCCTTGGAGAAGATCAGGTGGTCGTTGGCCGGGTTGTCCGGGTCGTCGAAGTCGTAGCGGAGGTGGCACGCGAACAGCACGGCCATCAGGTCGGCCGCGGACATGGACGAGGTCGGGTGGCCGGAACCTGCTTCCGCCGCCGCCCGTACGGAGTCCACCCGCAACTGCGCCGCCAGTTCGGCCAGGTACTGAAGATCGCGGTCAGGCATCATGACCTCCCCTGAGATGGTTTCAGCCCCGTCTACCCCGGCGAAGCCGCTTAACGCGGGCCGCGCCGGGGCGGGCGGGGCTGGGAGGTCAGGCCCGGCGGGCCCGCCGTACGGCGGTGAGCGCCGCCGCGGCGGCGCCGCCGGCGAGGCCGAGCAGGACGGGCAGCCGGTGCTGCGAGAGCCAGACCTGCGGGCTGCGCCCGTGCGAGCGGTGGTCGAACGACCCGTGCGCCCCGTAGTCGGAGCTGTCGTCGGCGGGCTCCCACAGGTTTGCCACGCCGGTGGGCGCCTTCTCGTCCGTCACCTGCGACTGCGTGCCCGTCCTGGCCAGATACCGGTCCACCAGGGCGGGCGCGACGCGCTGGGCGAGCAGGGTGGCCACCGTGCTGGTGCCGACCCAGTACTCCTTGCGCTCCGGATGCGTGGCGGCGTACACGATCGCCCGCGCCGCCACCTCGGGCTGGTAGATGGGAGGGACCGGCTGGGGGTGCCGGCGCAGCTTGCTCAGGACCCAGTCGAACTGGGGGGTGTTGACCGCCGGGAGCTGGACGAGGGTGATCCGGACGCCGCTGCCGTCGGACATGAGCTCGGTGCGCACCGACTCGGTGAAGCCCTTGATGGCGTGCTTGGCCCCGCAGTAGGCCGATTGCAGGGGGATGCCGCGCTGTGACAGGGCGGATCCGGTCTGGACGATGGCGCCGGCGTTGCGCGGCCGCATCAGGTCGAGGGCGACCTTGGTGCCCCAGACGTAGCCGAGGTAGGTCACAGCGGTGGTGCGTTCGTACTCATCTGGGGAAATATCAGTGAATTTGGCGAAGACAGAGGAGAAGGCGGTGTTTATCCAGACGGATATCGGCCCCATCTCCTTCTCGATGCGCTCGGCCGCGGCGCGTACCTGCTCGTAGTCGGCCACGTCGGCCTCGTACACCTGCCCCGTGCCGCCCTCCACCCCGACGTCCACGGCGGCCGCGCCCAGGCCGGCCGTGCCGCGGGCGATCAGCGCCACCTTGGCTCCCTGCGCGCCGAGCTCGCGTACCACCGCGCGCCCGACCCCGCCGCTCGCGCCCGTCACCACTACCACGCGTCCACGAAGTGGTGCCATGTCGTGATCAGCCCGCCTCTCTGTCCGGTCCTCGCCGCTGCTTCTGGCGCCGTACGGCCAGGACGATGTCGACCGCCGTGGCGATGGCCAGCCCGACGGCGATGACCGTCATGAGCACCGCCCCGGTGAGGAGCCCCAGGACCGCGAACGCGAACAGGAACACCAGGATGAAGGAGCCCACCCTGATGTGCATGTAGTCACGCGGGGTGGCGGGCACCATGGCGTGGCCGCTGCGATCCCGTTCCTCTCGCCATTCTCCGTTGTCAGACATGCGGCTCACCTGCCCGTACCGTTTGCCGCCTAACGTCCGGGGTAGCCCGCCTGCGTGCCCGAGCGAGATCGACGTACGGACGAGGAGTTGCACCCCAGCGACCAGAGCGAGCCGGGCATCGTGCGGCGGCGGCGCGGGCGCGGGTTCGGTTACGAGCGCCCCGACGGGCGCCCGGTGCGCGACGCGGCCACGCTCGCCCGGATCAGGGCGCTGGCGATCCCCCCTGCCTGGCAGGACGTGTGGATCTGCACGTCGCCCAGAGGGCACCTCCAGGCCGTCGGCACGGACTCCGCGGGCCGGCGGCAGTACCGCTACCACGACCTGTGGCGCGAGCAGCAGGACCGGGCCAAGTTCGACCGGGTGCTGGAGGTGGCCGAGCGGCTGCCCGCGTTCAGGAAGGCCGTGGACGACCAGCTCCAGGGCCGCGGGCTGACCAGGCAGCGGGTGCTGGCCGCCGCGGCCAGGCTGCTCGACATCGGCTTCTTCCGCATCGGCGGCGAGAGCTACGACACCTACGGCCTGGCCACGCTCAGGATGGAGCACGTCACCTGCTCGGGCGGCCTGGTCGTCTGCTCCTACCAGGCCAAGGGCGACGTGGCGCGCGAGGTGGAGGTGGCCGACCCGGCCGCGTGCAAGGTGCTGCGCTCGCTCAAGGCGCTGGGCGTGGACGGCGAGCTGCTGCGTTACCGGCACCAGGGCGGGTGGAGCGACATCAGGAGCGAGGACATCAACGACTATCTGCGCGAGATCATCGGCTACGAGGTCACGGCCAAGGACTTCCGCACCTGGCACGCCACCGTCCTGGCGGCGGTGGGCCTCGCGGTGTCCCGGCCGGCGCGCGCGGGCGTCACCAGCAAGAAACGCGCCGTCACGCGGGTGATGCGCGAGGTGTCCGAGTATCTCGGCAACACGCCGACGGTGGCGCGGGCGTCGTACGTGGATCCGCGCGTGGTGGAGGCGTACGACCAGGACAGGACGATCGCGGCGGCCCTGACGGAGCTCGGGGCGGATGCGGATTTCGGGCAGCTCGCCACGGCGGGCCCCGTCGAACGGGCGGTCATCGAGCTGATTCGTGCCGTTTGAGCTGTTCGAACCCGGGCATGCGCCGACAGAAGAAGGAGGCGAGCGATGGAAGCTCCGCAGTACGTCGCGGCCCGTGTCCAGCAGGCGCTGGCCGAGGACGGACGCACGCACGAGCTCGGAATTCGCGTCGACATCAGAGGCG
This window encodes:
- a CDS encoding SDR family oxidoreductase, which gives rise to MAPLRGRVVVVTGASGGVGRAVVRELGAQGAKVALIARGTAGLGAAAVDVGVEGGTGQVYEADVADYEQVRAAAERIEKEMGPISVWINTAFSSVFAKFTDISPDEYERTTAVTYLGYVWGTKVALDLMRPRNAGAIVQTGSALSQRGIPLQSAYCGAKHAIKGFTESVRTELMSDGSGVRITLVQLPAVNTPQFDWVLSKLRRHPQPVPPIYQPEVAARAIVYAATHPERKEYWVGTSTVATLLAQRVAPALVDRYLARTGTQSQVTDEKAPTGVANLWEPADDSSDYGAHGSFDHRSHGRSPQVWLSQHRLPVLLGLAGGAAAAALTAVRRARRA
- a CDS encoding DNA topoisomerase IB: MPERDRRTDEELHPSDQSEPGIVRRRRGRGFGYERPDGRPVRDAATLARIRALAIPPAWQDVWICTSPRGHLQAVGTDSAGRRQYRYHDLWREQQDRAKFDRVLEVAERLPAFRKAVDDQLQGRGLTRQRVLAAAARLLDIGFFRIGGESYDTYGLATLRMEHVTCSGGLVVCSYQAKGDVAREVEVADPAACKVLRSLKALGVDGELLRYRHQGGWSDIRSEDINDYLREIIGYEVTAKDFRTWHATVLAAVGLAVSRPARAGVTSKKRAVTRVMREVSEYLGNTPTVARASYVDPRVVEAYDQDRTIAAALTELGADADFGQLATAGPVERAVIELIRAV